Proteins from a genomic interval of Streptomyces sp. NBC_01445:
- a CDS encoding LysR family transcriptional regulator, with amino-acid sequence MSLRQFEYALAIAEEGSVTAAAERLHVAQPSVSQQIRGLERELGVELFARTPTGLVPTVVGRAFLREAEAAVSAARRARATARAGADELVGELVVAVQMGFGTRQLPGALGSLRRRFPRLEVTVFEEPSSAELERLGRRGVLDLALMAACEQSPADAHHLGDEEFVVALAAGHRQLAADRVELRELESEPWVRFDRDSALDGVLLNVLRDNDLAPTTAARVSQTATAVRWAAHGLGVTLVPASAVPHGYEHLVRPVFPVVSQPVIAVVRPGAGPAERALLELLRHETWSESASFSPAS; translated from the coding sequence ATGAGTCTTCGTCAGTTCGAGTACGCCCTGGCCATCGCCGAGGAGGGCTCGGTGACGGCGGCCGCGGAGCGGCTGCACGTCGCTCAACCGTCGGTGTCCCAGCAGATCCGCGGCCTGGAGCGGGAACTCGGCGTGGAACTGTTCGCCCGCACGCCGACCGGACTGGTGCCCACCGTGGTCGGCCGCGCGTTCCTGAGGGAGGCGGAGGCCGCGGTGAGCGCGGCGCGACGGGCGAGGGCCACGGCGCGGGCCGGTGCCGATGAGCTGGTCGGTGAGCTGGTGGTAGCGGTGCAAATGGGCTTTGGCACGCGGCAGTTGCCGGGTGCACTGGGCTCGCTGCGTCGCCGCTTCCCGCGGCTGGAGGTCACCGTCTTCGAGGAGCCGAGCTCCGCCGAGCTGGAGCGGCTGGGGCGACGGGGCGTGCTTGACCTGGCCCTGATGGCGGCGTGCGAGCAGAGCCCCGCCGACGCCCACCACCTCGGCGACGAGGAGTTCGTCGTGGCCCTTGCCGCCGGGCACCGGCAACTTGCCGCGGACCGGGTCGAGCTGCGCGAACTGGAGAGTGAGCCGTGGGTGAGGTTCGACCGCGACAGCGCGCTCGACGGCGTACTGCTGAACGTACTGCGGGACAACGATCTGGCCCCGACCACGGCCGCCCGCGTGTCCCAGACGGCGACGGCCGTGCGCTGGGCCGCCCACGGCCTTGGGGTGACGCTCGTCCCGGCCTCCGCGGTGCCCCACGGTTACGAGCACCTCGTGCGCCCGGTTTTCCCGGTCGTGTCCCAGCCCGTCATCGCCGTGGTCCGGCCCGGCGCGGGCCCGGCGGAGAGGGCCCTCCTCGAACTCCTGCGTCATGAGACCTGGTCCGAGTCCGCTTCTTTCTCGCCCGCGTCCTGA
- a CDS encoding COG4705 family protein, whose product MTAQHVLDDRPLVPVRRMANKVPEVTIYFWIIKVLTTGMGETASDILARTLGPVPAVALGGLALVASLAVQFILRQYVAWAYWTAVVMVSVFGTMAADVLHIGLGVPYALSTPAFLAVLAAVFMLWYASERTLSIHSIQTRRREAFYWAAVLATFALGTAAGDLTATVGFGYLGSVVLFSVGICVPALAHRFGALSAVTAFWTAYVITRPLGASLADWMALGHARGGLGLGLAPVTLAWTVAIIGFVGYMAMSQRDTGAHTAA is encoded by the coding sequence ATGACCGCACAGCACGTCCTCGACGACCGCCCCCTCGTCCCCGTACGCCGGATGGCGAACAAGGTGCCAGAGGTGACCATCTATTTCTGGATCATCAAGGTGCTCACCACCGGCATGGGTGAGACGGCGTCGGACATCCTGGCCCGCACCCTCGGCCCGGTGCCGGCGGTCGCGCTCGGCGGCCTCGCTCTGGTGGCCTCCCTGGCCGTCCAGTTCATCCTCCGCCAGTACGTCGCCTGGGCCTACTGGACCGCCGTCGTCATGGTCAGCGTGTTCGGCACCATGGCCGCCGACGTCCTGCACATCGGGCTCGGAGTCCCGTACGCCCTGTCGACGCCGGCCTTCCTCGCCGTACTGGCCGCGGTCTTCATGCTCTGGTACGCGAGTGAGCGGACTCTGTCGATCCACTCCATCCAGACGCGCCGCCGCGAGGCGTTCTACTGGGCGGCCGTCCTCGCCACGTTCGCCCTCGGCACCGCCGCGGGTGACCTCACCGCCACCGTCGGCTTCGGCTACCTGGGGTCGGTCGTCCTCTTCTCGGTCGGCATCTGCGTGCCCGCCCTCGCCCACCGCTTCGGCGCCCTGAGCGCGGTGACCGCGTTCTGGACCGCGTACGTCATCACCCGCCCCCTCGGAGCTTCCCTCGCCGACTGGATGGCCCTCGGCCACGCCCGCGGCGGCCTCGGCCTCGGCCTGGCGCCGGTCACCCTCGCGTGGACCGTCGCGATCATCGGATTCGTCGGCTACATGGCCATGTCACAGCGCGACACGGGCGCCCACACCGCAGCCTGA
- a CDS encoding enoyl-CoA hydratase/isomerase family protein, translating into MTASYETISTRLDGNVLSATFNAPPINLIGPELVRDLVGLLEELSQPAAARVVVFDSADPDFFFPHVDLTKVPEYTAEAAKAGGPGDASLGMLFRRLSEIPAVTIAKLRGRARGAGSEFLLACDMRFASRENAVLCQPEVGIGTPPGAGAIQHLTRLLGRGRALEAVLTSADFDAELAERYGWINRAVPDAELDEFVAGIAARMGGFPRDALIAAKSAINAISLATPADVRADAALFQQLVRGEAAQQRTAELFQQGFQTRGRTELDLGDALGELKAVD; encoded by the coding sequence ATGACAGCCTCGTACGAAACCATCAGCACCAGGTTGGACGGCAACGTCCTGTCCGCCACCTTCAACGCCCCGCCGATCAACCTCATCGGTCCCGAGCTCGTGCGCGATCTCGTCGGACTGCTCGAGGAGCTTTCCCAGCCGGCGGCTGCACGAGTGGTGGTCTTCGACAGCGCGGACCCGGACTTCTTCTTCCCGCACGTAGACCTGACCAAAGTGCCCGAGTACACCGCTGAAGCCGCTAAAGCCGGAGGTCCGGGCGACGCCTCCCTGGGGATGCTGTTCCGCAGGCTCAGCGAGATCCCGGCCGTCACCATTGCCAAGCTGCGCGGCCGGGCACGGGGGGCGGGAAGCGAGTTCCTCCTCGCCTGCGACATGCGCTTCGCCTCCCGGGAGAACGCTGTCCTGTGCCAGCCCGAAGTCGGCATCGGAACCCCGCCCGGCGCGGGAGCGATCCAGCACCTGACCCGTCTGCTGGGCCGGGGCCGAGCGCTCGAGGCCGTGCTGACGTCGGCCGACTTCGATGCCGAACTCGCCGAACGCTACGGATGGATCAACCGCGCGGTACCCGACGCCGAGCTGGACGAGTTCGTAGCCGGCATTGCCGCGCGAATGGGGGGCTTCCCGCGTGATGCACTGATTGCGGCCAAATCAGCCATCAACGCCATCAGCCTGGCAACTCCTGCCGATGTACGCGCAGATGCGGCCCTGTTCCAGCAACTCGTTCGGGGTGAGGCAGCACAGCAGCGCACGGCAGAGCTTTTCCAGCAGGGCTTCCAGACCCGTGGCCGTACCGAGCTCGACCTCGGTGACGCGCTGGGCGAGTTGAAGGCCGTCGACTGA
- a CDS encoding VOC family protein, with amino-acid sequence MRSTAEGSPGLRPRDAERPGRSGRWSAAAVRGASVGESDLYGGLAVRTQGVTTTVARLIAAGAGVLRTTDDPDMGHYAVVLQDPEGNEFCVVQRPCSSRASERRAQSTAAFTIKGTWSDREGRCRVAGRGAT; translated from the coding sequence GTGAGGTCAACTGCCGAGGGTTCGCCAGGACTTCGACCGAGGGATGCCGAGCGTCCAGGAAGATCTGGAAGGTGGTCGGCGGCCGCGGTGAGGGGGGCCTCAGTGGGCGAGTCGGACCTGTACGGAGGGCTGGCGGTCCGCACGCAGGGGGTCACCACGACAGTGGCAAGACTGATCGCAGCCGGCGCCGGCGTGCTTCGGACCACGGATGACCCGGACATGGGGCACTACGCCGTCGTGCTGCAGGACCCGGAAGGCAACGAGTTCTGCGTTGTCCAGCGACCGTGCTCGTCGCGGGCATCAGAGCGCAGGGCGCAATCGACAGCGGCCTTCACGATCAAGGGGACCTGGTCGGATCGTGAAGGCCGCTGCCGTGTCGCAGGGCGGGGAGCTACTTGA
- a CDS encoding ATP-binding SpoIIE family protein phosphatase: MPQVGGGRESGDSEEYDAEVRQLATLNRLAGPTAAGSAKASEWTRHRGADLLVTGHALARSASLGEALTLISQLADATLPLCGQAVFRSDREVLKCVGQVGFRDGEVDALRLPLGTIHPAAQVARTGRPVFLASPQEYRDRFPSAWEPAGKQGYEAWAFLPLTTYSQLTSVWMAAFDAPVPMTGGLGTFLLTVARLLGQSIEQSYDGQADRALSQGLRSSMSRIAPGVDGLTVAGRYVPTGGGLMVGGDWFDSILLPGGRLGVVIGDVQGHDVQAAGLMSQLRTAIHAYAAEGHGPDAVLVRASRFLTSLGEGRFATCIYLEADPASGVLRIARAGHPHPVLRLPDGTCLLKHVRGGLPLGLDLGEDDYPVSVVSLRENEILMLCTDGLIESGGHDMYSGWLRVRDALTPGGPEDLDGLADRLLNAVVAPSPAEAGDQPGASFTEDDIALLLLRRDPSDVHANRAGRHLRFTLEQDQAQGLADARIEFQGLLHDWARPEQVDTVLLLVSELLGNVLIHTDHAAVLRAEISGVAPGRRRLRVEVTDRSDEVPHRRAPGELSSSGRGLVLLDLLAHRWNIRPEPEGKTVWFELDEEGPEEP; this comes from the coding sequence GTGCCGCAGGTGGGTGGCGGGCGCGAGAGCGGCGATTCGGAGGAGTACGACGCCGAGGTGCGCCAGCTCGCGACACTCAATCGGTTGGCGGGCCCGACCGCCGCCGGATCCGCCAAGGCGTCCGAGTGGACGCGCCACCGCGGAGCCGACCTGCTCGTGACGGGGCACGCCCTGGCGCGGTCCGCATCGCTCGGGGAGGCGCTCACCCTGATCTCCCAGCTGGCTGACGCCACCCTGCCGTTGTGCGGTCAGGCGGTGTTCCGGTCCGACCGCGAAGTCCTGAAGTGCGTGGGTCAGGTCGGCTTCCGCGACGGCGAGGTCGACGCGCTTCGACTGCCTCTCGGCACGATTCATCCGGCGGCGCAGGTGGCCCGGACCGGGCGCCCCGTCTTCCTGGCCTCCCCGCAGGAGTATCGAGACCGCTTCCCGTCCGCCTGGGAACCCGCAGGAAAGCAGGGCTACGAGGCATGGGCCTTCCTGCCCCTGACGACGTACAGCCAGCTCACCAGCGTATGGATGGCGGCCTTCGACGCCCCGGTACCGATGACCGGCGGTCTGGGCACGTTCCTGTTGACCGTGGCCCGCTTGCTCGGCCAGAGCATCGAGCAGTCGTACGACGGTCAGGCGGACCGCGCACTCTCCCAGGGCCTGCGCAGCAGCATGAGCCGGATCGCCCCCGGTGTCGACGGCCTCACCGTCGCAGGCCGGTACGTGCCCACCGGCGGGGGCCTCATGGTCGGCGGTGACTGGTTCGACAGCATCCTCCTGCCCGGCGGGCGCCTCGGCGTGGTGATCGGCGATGTCCAGGGCCACGATGTGCAGGCCGCCGGGCTGATGTCGCAACTGCGTACCGCCATCCACGCCTACGCCGCCGAGGGCCACGGCCCCGACGCCGTCCTGGTGCGCGCGTCCCGCTTCCTGACGTCACTGGGCGAAGGTCGCTTCGCCACCTGTATCTACCTGGAGGCCGATCCCGCCAGCGGCGTCCTGCGCATCGCCCGGGCCGGGCACCCGCATCCCGTGCTGCGTCTGCCGGACGGAACCTGTCTGCTCAAGCACGTGCGGGGTGGGCTGCCCCTCGGGCTCGACCTAGGGGAGGACGACTACCCGGTCAGCGTCGTCTCCCTGCGCGAGAACGAGATCCTCATGCTCTGCACCGACGGTCTGATCGAGTCCGGCGGACACGACATGTACTCCGGTTGGCTCCGTGTGCGCGATGCGCTGACCCCGGGCGGTCCTGAAGACCTCGACGGCCTGGCGGACCGGCTTCTGAACGCGGTCGTGGCCCCGTCCCCCGCAGAGGCGGGCGACCAACCCGGCGCCTCCTTCACGGAGGACGACATCGCGCTGCTGCTCCTGCGCCGAGACCCGTCGGATGTGCATGCGAACCGGGCCGGGCGGCATCTGCGCTTCACTCTCGAACAGGATCAGGCCCAGGGACTCGCCGACGCGCGGATCGAATTCCAGGGCCTGCTCCACGACTGGGCACGGCCGGAGCAGGTTGACACGGTCCTCCTGCTCGTCTCCGAACTCCTCGGGAACGTACTGATCCACACCGATCATGCCGCTGTCCTTCGGGCCGAAATCAGCGGCGTTGCCCCAGGCCGGCGACGACTGCGCGTGGAGGTCACCGACCGCAGCGACGAGGTCCCGCACCGGCGCGCCCCCGGCGAACTCTCCTCCTCCGGACGCGGCCTCGTCCTCCTCGACCTGCTGGCCCACCGGTGGAACATCCGCCCCGAACCGGAGGGGAAGACGGTCTGGTTCGAACTCGACGAGGAGGGCCCGGAAGAACCCTGA
- a CDS encoding RNA-guided endonuclease InsQ/TnpB family protein: MVTWVDTIARVKIVVQVKLMPEAEQAAALSVTLHTVNEAANWVSEVAFEHGVPREYELRKHTYGELRSRGLGAQAAQHIIKKTRDAYTTLRANIRAGNLGKSGSKRRTKAESKPIAFRPEAAQPYDDRCLSWQYDAQTVSIWTVDGRAKNVRFACSPDALKTLRDHRQGESDLIERDGVFYLLATCDVPEAEQYEPGHFIGVDLGIANIATTSTGHKTAGRGLNRHRKRQLDLRRKLQAKGTKSAKRLLKKRNRREQRHAKNQNHIIAKTIVTEAERTSAGISLEELRGIRQRVRLRKPQRVALHSWAFAQLADFIVYKARRAGVPLVFVDPAYTSQQCCECGHIDKKNRASQALFTCRNCGVVAHADRNASHNIARKGEAVWTAGRESRVPATP; encoded by the coding sequence ATGGTGACATGGGTCGATACGATCGCCCGTGTGAAGATCGTCGTGCAAGTGAAGTTGATGCCGGAGGCCGAGCAGGCCGCCGCGCTGTCGGTGACGCTGCACACGGTCAACGAGGCCGCGAACTGGGTGTCGGAGGTGGCGTTCGAGCACGGTGTTCCGCGTGAGTACGAGCTGCGCAAGCACACCTACGGTGAACTGCGGTCGCGGGGACTGGGGGCGCAGGCCGCCCAGCACATCATCAAGAAGACCCGCGATGCCTACACGACCCTCAGGGCCAACATCCGTGCCGGGAACCTCGGCAAGTCTGGATCGAAGCGCCGTACCAAGGCCGAGTCCAAGCCCATCGCTTTTAGGCCCGAGGCCGCGCAACCGTATGACGACCGGTGTTTGAGCTGGCAGTACGACGCGCAGACCGTGTCCATCTGGACGGTGGACGGCCGGGCCAAGAACGTCCGCTTCGCCTGTTCGCCTGACGCACTCAAGACGCTCCGGGACCACCGGCAGGGCGAGTCGGACCTGATTGAACGCGACGGCGTGTTCTACCTGCTCGCGACGTGTGACGTTCCCGAGGCTGAGCAGTACGAGCCCGGTCACTTCATCGGCGTAGACCTTGGAATCGCCAACATCGCCACCACATCCACCGGCCACAAAACCGCCGGGCGCGGCCTGAACCGCCACCGCAAGCGGCAACTCGACCTGCGCAGGAAACTCCAGGCTAAGGGCACCAAGTCCGCCAAGCGGCTGTTGAAGAAGCGCAACCGGCGCGAACAGCGCCACGCGAAGAACCAGAACCACATCATCGCCAAGACGATCGTGACCGAGGCTGAACGCACCTCGGCCGGGATCTCCCTGGAAGAACTCAGGGGAATCCGGCAGAGGGTACGGCTCCGCAAGCCCCAACGGGTCGCGCTCCACTCCTGGGCCTTTGCCCAGCTGGCAGACTTCATCGTCTACAAGGCCCGCAGGGCCGGCGTCCCCTTGGTCTTCGTCGATCCCGCCTACACCTCGCAGCAGTGCTGCGAGTGCGGCCACATCGACAAGAAGAACCGGGCAAGCCAGGCCCTCTTCACCTGCCGGAACTGCGGGGTCGTTGCCCACGCAGACCGGAACGCTTCCCACAACATCGCCCGCAAAGGCGAGGCTGTGTGGACTGCGGGGCGTGAGTCACGCGTCCCTGCCACCCCATAA
- a CDS encoding YceI family protein: MGIFSRRQSTTIEPTPAAGPRTPFPDDTAGATLDPALRALTGQWTIDRPHSRIGFSVRHAMVTTVRGAFADYDSTLYFDGARPSQSRAEITIRVASVDTGVEQRDAHLIGTDFFDARRHPEMTFRSTSTTHEGKETFRMTGDLTIRGVTRPVELQLDYLGSVLDPFGYERAGFDATTTIDRTQWGLVYNQRLEAGGTMVSEKVRLQFDISAIRSTPIA, translated from the coding sequence ATGGGTATCTTCAGCCGTCGCCAGAGCACGACCATCGAGCCGACGCCTGCCGCCGGCCCCCGTACGCCCTTCCCCGACGACACCGCCGGCGCCACGCTCGACCCCGCCCTTCGCGCACTCACCGGGCAATGGACCATCGACCGCCCCCACAGCCGCATCGGCTTCTCCGTACGCCACGCCATGGTCACCACCGTCCGCGGCGCCTTCGCCGACTACGACAGCACCCTGTACTTCGACGGAGCCCGCCCCTCCCAGTCCCGGGCCGAGATCACCATCCGGGTCGCCAGCGTCGACACCGGCGTCGAACAACGCGACGCCCACCTCATCGGCACCGACTTCTTCGACGCCCGCCGCCACCCGGAGATGACCTTCCGCAGCACCTCCACCACCCACGAAGGCAAAGAGACCTTCCGCATGACGGGCGACCTGACCATCCGCGGCGTCACCCGGCCCGTCGAACTCCAACTCGACTACCTCGGCTCCGTCCTCGACCCCTTCGGCTACGAGCGGGCCGGCTTCGACGCCACCACCACCATCGACCGCACCCAATGGGGCCTCGTCTACAACCAACGCCTCGAAGCAGGCGGCACCATGGTCAGCGAAAAAGTCCGCCTGCAGTTCGACATCTCCGCCATCCGCTCCACACCCATCGCCTAG
- a CDS encoding N-acetylmuramoyl-L-alanine amidase, translating into MKRRAWITLGAVVLGGGGLVTYAVATPSQDPGAAGRAKRPVKVYDLALKGTTSGKRELPGTQTKQFSMLGVSWTGATKRLHGSAQVRTRSLETGAWTAWKYLEANVDPLEGPEAGAEMRGASEPLWVGPSDGVQVQVVHKNGSTDSGLPKGLEVNLVDPGVATNAEMKAKPAAYVAPAVSDSASPTDSVTPTDSASPSDSAVPSAPASASSTPSTPASPSATIPTAPPSTVPEPPITSRAGWGADESLSPDPSEYNPDVKAVFVHHSDGANDYSCADSAAIVRGIYAYHTQTNGWNDIGYNFLVDKCGTIFEGRKGGVDRPVLGAHTYGWNRESTGIAVLGDHTSTGATNAALTSVARIAAWKLGQYKADPVSTVKLTAGATQTNYFGTSFTAGSQYTFNRISTHRDGYNTQCPGSSLYGQLPTIRAWASGPVQDLKVTSLSGAGQSGSTYYTKGAITAKWSTTTPGSLISKFELLVDGKAVATASGTATSVGTTLALGTHTVAVRAVHQSGRTTTTTALNVVAETTAPTFTTAPKLSLRTGTVNTSSVPVTLGWKATDNTALKSVSLLTPTTATFGPTTASSSRTAASGTASTWSMKADDYAGNTRTSSASFTPVILQETSATKSGTWTSRSSTSYLGGKSYSSGSKAASLTWTFTGRSASWVASRASSSGQVYVYVDGVKVSTVDLKSSSTLYRQAMWTKSWSSSAKHTVKVVVVGTSGRPTITTDGLVYIK; encoded by the coding sequence CTGAAACGACGGGCGTGGATCACGCTCGGCGCGGTAGTGCTGGGTGGAGGGGGCCTGGTGACCTACGCCGTGGCCACCCCTTCCCAGGATCCAGGAGCGGCGGGCCGGGCCAAACGGCCCGTGAAGGTCTACGACCTCGCGCTGAAGGGCACCACGAGCGGCAAGCGTGAACTGCCGGGCACGCAGACCAAACAATTCTCGATGCTCGGCGTCTCCTGGACCGGGGCGACCAAGCGGCTGCACGGCAGCGCCCAGGTGCGCACCCGCAGCCTCGAGACCGGAGCGTGGACCGCCTGGAAGTACCTCGAGGCGAACGTCGACCCGTTGGAGGGTCCCGAGGCCGGGGCCGAGATGCGCGGCGCGTCCGAGCCGCTGTGGGTCGGCCCCTCCGACGGCGTCCAGGTCCAGGTCGTCCACAAGAACGGCTCCACCGACTCGGGGCTGCCCAAGGGCCTCGAGGTCAACCTGGTCGACCCCGGCGTGGCGACCAACGCCGAGATGAAGGCCAAGCCCGCCGCCTACGTCGCGCCGGCCGTCAGCGACAGCGCTTCGCCCACCGACTCGGTCACGCCCACCGACTCCGCGTCCCCGAGCGACTCCGCCGTCCCGTCCGCGCCCGCGTCGGCTTCCTCCACCCCGAGCACGCCCGCGAGCCCGTCGGCCACCATCCCCACGGCTCCCCCGTCCACCGTGCCCGAGCCGCCGATCACCTCGCGGGCCGGCTGGGGCGCCGACGAGTCGCTCAGCCCCGACCCGTCGGAGTACAACCCCGATGTGAAGGCCGTCTTCGTCCACCACAGTGACGGGGCGAACGACTACTCCTGCGCCGACTCCGCGGCGATCGTGCGGGGCATCTACGCGTACCACACCCAGACCAACGGCTGGAACGACATCGGCTACAACTTCCTGGTCGACAAGTGCGGCACGATCTTCGAAGGCCGCAAGGGCGGCGTCGACCGACCGGTGCTCGGCGCGCACACCTACGGCTGGAACCGGGAGTCCACGGGCATCGCGGTGCTCGGCGACCACACCTCCACCGGCGCCACCAACGCCGCGCTGACCTCTGTCGCCCGTATCGCGGCCTGGAAGCTCGGCCAGTACAAGGCCGACCCGGTCTCCACCGTGAAACTCACCGCCGGCGCGACGCAGACGAACTACTTCGGCACCAGTTTCACGGCGGGCAGCCAGTACACGTTCAACCGGATCTCCACCCACCGCGACGGCTACAACACCCAGTGCCCCGGTAGCTCCCTCTACGGCCAGTTGCCGACGATCCGCGCCTGGGCGTCCGGCCCGGTGCAGGACCTGAAGGTGACCTCGCTGTCCGGCGCCGGTCAGTCCGGTTCGACGTACTACACCAAGGGCGCCATCACGGCGAAGTGGTCGACGACGACGCCCGGTTCGCTGATCTCCAAGTTCGAGCTGCTGGTGGACGGCAAGGCTGTCGCCACCGCTTCCGGTACCGCCACCTCCGTGGGCACCACCCTCGCCCTGGGCACCCACACCGTCGCCGTGCGGGCCGTGCACCAATCCGGCAGGACCACGACGACCACGGCGCTGAACGTCGTGGCGGAGACGACGGCACCGACCTTCACCACCGCACCGAAGCTCTCCCTGCGCACCGGCACGGTCAACACCAGCTCCGTGCCGGTCACCCTCGGCTGGAAGGCGACCGACAACACCGCGCTGAAGTCCGTGAGCCTGCTGACCCCGACGACGGCCACCTTCGGCCCGACGACGGCCAGCTCCAGCCGCACCGCCGCGTCCGGCACAGCGAGCACCTGGTCGATGAAGGCCGACGACTACGCGGGCAACACCCGTACCTCCTCCGCCTCCTTCACCCCGGTGATCCTTCAGGAGACCTCGGCCACCAAGTCCGGTACCTGGACATCCCGTTCCTCCACGAGCTACCTCGGCGGCAAGTCGTACTCCAGCGGTTCCAAGGCCGCGAGCCTCACCTGGACGTTCACGGGCCGCTCAGCCTCGTGGGTGGCATCGCGGGCGTCCAGCTCCGGGCAGGTGTACGTATACGTCGACGGCGTCAAGGTCAGTACCGTCGACCTGAAGTCGTCCAGCACCCTGTACCGCCAGGCCATGTGGACCAAGTCGTGGTCCAGCAGCGCCAAGCACACCGTGAAGGTCGTGGTGGTGGGCACGAGCGGTCGTCCGACGATCACGACGGACGGACTCGTCTACATCAAGTAG
- a CDS encoding SDR family oxidoreductase produces the protein MTTIENGSGMRELAGKRALVTGGSRGIGAAVVRQLLDAGAEVLTTARSATSTVPEGATFVAADVRTVAGAQALAVAAQEVLGGVDILVHNAGGARPHEGSAAIPDEEWQNALDLNFLASVRLDSLLLPGMRERRSGVIVHISSAAVLTPVGPFLHYTAAKAALENYSRGLAVEQAPFGVRVNSVSPGRVATPGGEETREQWARLDLAPGQNDSTTAPLGRDGRPDDIAQAVLFLASGRASWLTGSSLVVDGGEFPRG, from the coding sequence ATGACCACGATCGAGAACGGATCGGGAATGCGAGAACTCGCGGGAAAGCGGGCCCTGGTCACGGGTGGTTCTCGCGGAATCGGAGCGGCCGTCGTGCGCCAACTCCTGGACGCGGGTGCCGAGGTGCTCACGACTGCCAGGTCGGCGACAAGCACGGTGCCGGAAGGGGCCACCTTCGTGGCGGCCGATGTGCGGACAGTGGCTGGAGCACAGGCGCTCGCCGTAGCCGCACAGGAGGTGCTCGGCGGGGTGGACATCCTGGTCCACAACGCGGGTGGGGCGCGACCTCACGAGGGCAGCGCGGCCATCCCCGACGAGGAGTGGCAGAACGCGCTGGACCTGAACTTCCTGGCGTCGGTGCGGCTGGACTCGCTGCTGCTGCCGGGGATGCGGGAACGGCGTTCGGGGGTCATCGTGCACATCTCATCGGCCGCGGTCCTCACCCCAGTAGGACCGTTCCTGCACTACACGGCGGCGAAGGCGGCACTGGAGAACTACAGCCGGGGACTGGCCGTGGAACAGGCCCCGTTCGGAGTCCGGGTCAACTCTGTGTCTCCCGGCAGAGTCGCCACTCCCGGTGGCGAAGAGACGCGGGAGCAGTGGGCGCGCCTGGATCTGGCGCCGGGCCAGAACGACTCCACCACCGCGCCGCTGGGGCGCGATGGCCGGCCCGACGACATCGCCCAGGCGGTGCTGTTCCTCGCGTCCGGCCGGGCGAGCTGGCTGACCGGGAGCAGTCTCGTCGTGGACGGCGGCGAATTCCCCAGGGGCTGA
- a CDS encoding YcxB family protein: MAESGGAEGTDNSAGTYDDVVDEQTAVRLVYRPQSADALVGLRVRERIKRTGLLLRGVFLALWVGQWLLSTVGRGSIDVVSTVLFLFVVLVVWGYPRLQAAQVQRVVGWQGEYRATVSPAGITCRTDHSTLIQKWSVFRGYRETAGHFVLLSRDPNISWLGVLPKRGVHEGEGLDRLRAILDEHTRRV, translated from the coding sequence ATGGCCGAGAGCGGCGGTGCCGAAGGCACCGACAACAGCGCGGGAACCTATGACGATGTCGTGGACGAACAGACCGCGGTCCGGCTGGTGTACCGGCCCCAGTCTGCCGACGCACTGGTCGGCCTGCGGGTCCGCGAGCGGATCAAGCGGACCGGGCTACTGCTGCGAGGGGTGTTCCTCGCACTGTGGGTGGGGCAGTGGCTGCTCTCCACCGTGGGCCGCGGGAGTATCGACGTGGTCTCGACGGTCCTGTTCTTGTTCGTCGTACTGGTGGTGTGGGGGTATCCGCGGCTGCAAGCCGCACAAGTGCAGCGGGTCGTCGGATGGCAGGGCGAGTACCGCGCCACCGTGTCTCCGGCCGGGATCACCTGCCGCACCGACCACAGCACTTTGATCCAGAAGTGGTCCGTCTTCCGGGGCTACCGGGAGACGGCAGGTCACTTCGTCCTGCTCAGCCGGGACCCCAACATCTCGTGGCTCGGTGTCCTTCCCAAACGGGGCGTGCATGAAGGTGAGGGCCTCGACCGGCTGCGCGCCATTCTGGACGAGCACACCCGTCGCGTGTGA